CGAGCACCGGCGGGCGGGCCACGCTGAGCATGCTGCGCGGCACCGAGGCGTACAAGCAGCACTGGCGCCCCGAGGCCGTCCGCAACCAGCGGCTGATGCTCGCCGGACGGCGTACGGCCCCGCTCCTGTGGCTGCGCGCGGGCGCCGCCGACGGTCGCCGCTGGGCGGCCCGCCAGGCCCGGGAGCGGGCCTGGGTGGGGCGGGCACTGGCCCGATTGCCCGGACGGACGCCGAACGGCGGCGGATGAGTTTCCTCCACCGCCGCCGTTCGGATCCGTCGGGTCCGGTCAGAAGGGCCAGACACCCTTCAGCGCGTCCTTCCAGTCGAGGTCGACCTCGTCCTTCCAGGAGTCCTTCGGGACGCAGACGGGCCCGCCGATCCAACTCTCGACCCACGAACCGAGGTTCACGGTCCAGCAGTCGGGCTTGGGCTCAGGCTTCGGTTCCGGCTTGGGCTCAGGCTTCGGCTCAGGCTTCGGCTCAGGCTTCGGTTCCGGCTTGGGCTCAGGCTTCGGTTCCGGCTTGGGCTCAGGCTTCGGTTCCGGCTTCGGTTCCGGCTTCGGTTCCGGCTTCGGTTCCGGCTTGGGCTCAGGCTTGGGCTCCGGCTTCGGCACCGGGACCGTCGGGTCTGTCGGCTCGACAGGGTCGGTCGGGTCGGTCGGGTCGACCGGATCCACAGGATCGACGGGATCGACCGGATCCACGGGGTCGACGGGGTCGACGGGGTCGACGGGGTCAACCGGATCCACCGGATCCACCGGATCAATCGGGTCCACCGGGTCCACCGGGTCGACCGGGTCCACCGGGTCCACCGGGTCCACCGGATCCACCGGAATCTCCGGGATTTCCGGGATTTCCGGGATTTCCGGTTCCAGCCCGTACAACATCTGCCGGAACACCAGCGACGACTTCGGATTGTCGTCGCACTGCCAGACGCCGTGCGGACAGTAATCCGTGATCGTGTGATACAGCGGCTTGTGCTGTTTCATCCACTCCAGCATGCGCCGCATGTACACGGGATTGTCGCCGTTACGGAAGAGCCCCCATTCGGGGTAGGAGATCTGCTTTCCGTGCTCCGCGGCGAAATCGACCTGCTTCTGGAGCCCGTACGGCTCGCTCACGTGTTCGTCGAAGCTCATTCCCGGCGGCTGGTCGTACGAGTCCATGCCGATGATGTCGACGACGTCGTCACCCGGGTAGCACTCGGTCCACGGGACGGCGTCGCGGCCGCGGCTCGGGTTGAAGTCGAAGCGGAACTCCTGCCCGGGGACGGAGCGCATCGCGGTGACGATGCGGGTCCAGTACTTCTTCCAGGCCGTGGGGTCCGGCGCGCACCGGTGGGTGTACGTCGTGCCGTTCATCTCCCAGCCGAGGACGATGACGGTGTCGGTCGCCCGGAGCTCGACGAGCCGCTCGGCGAGGGTCGTGAAGTGGTGGTCGTAGTACCCGGCCGCGCCCAGCTGGAGCTGTCGGCGGACCTCGTAGTCGGAGACGCCGGCCTCGTTCCGCTCCAGCATGGGGACGTTGAGGACGAACAGTCGGTCGTCCTGCTCGTTGCGCCAGTCCGCCCAGGCGTCGAGGAAGCCGGGCGGGCCCTCGATGTTCGACCAGAGGTCGCCCGGCAGGTAGGTGTGCCCGACGCGGAGTTCGCGGCCGCCGAGCCACCGTTCGAGCTGCCCGATGCGGGCGACCCCGAGCGCGCCCGAGTCGAGGAAGGCTCCCATGGCGCTGGAGAGAGTCGGTCCGGGGTCCTTCGTCGTTACGGAGTCGGTGGCGTGGGCGGGGGACGACAGGACGACCGATCCCGAGGCGAGGAGACCGGCGGTGAACACCCCCAGCCACGCTCTCGATGTTCTCCGCTGTGCAGCTGCCATGGCCGCTCCTTCACGTCGCTCGCTTTTTGATGATCCGTCAATCCGATACTCCGAAAGTATTCCTAATGAGCCGACCGTGAACTCGGCTTCCCTCTGATCAGTAGTCCATTAGAGGATTTCATCGCCCAGTTGGGGCACCCGAGATGAAGGGCATGCCGTGCCGCGCCGTCAGAGTTTCGACACCCGCGTACCCACCGTCCTTGTGCGACTCGACCCGAACCCCTTTCATCACGGCACTCTCGGCGCCGCGCGATCACTGGGACGAGCGGGAATCCCGGTCCATGCCGTCATCGAATCGAGCACCAGTCCCGTCGCCCGGTCCCGCTATCTCCGCTCGGCCCGCCCGGGCCCGGCCACACCGTCCTCCGCCGGGCTTGCGGAACTGCTGGTGCGAATCTCCGACGAGATCAGCCACGACATCGACGGCCGGGTACCCGACGGTGCCTCACATCCCGTGCTGGCCCTCCCCCTGGACGATGTCAGCGCCCTCGCGCTGGCCCGGCGGCGCGCCGAGCTGTCCCCGCGCTTCCTGCTGCCCGAGCAGACCGAGGAGCAGCTCCTGCGGGTCGCGGACAAGGCCGCGCTCGCCAGGACCTGCGCGGCGCTCGGTCTGCCCCATCCGCGGACCGAACTCCCCACCGGCGCCGACGAGGCCGCCGCCATGGCCTGGTCGCTCGGCCTCCCGGTGGTCGCCAAGTGGAGCAGGCCCTGGTCGCTGCCGGCCGGCCGCGGGCTGCGCAGCACCTCGATCGTGCGGTCCCTCGCGGAGGTACGGGAGTTGTACGGCCGCACTCCCGAGGCCGGCAGCCGGCTGCTGCTCCAGGAACTCCTACCGGCGGGCCGGGACCTGGACTGGTTCTTCCACGGGTACGTGGACTCCGCCGGCCGCTGCGCGACGGGGGCCACCGGACGCAAGGAGCGCTCCTGGCCCGACGGCGCCGGGCTCACCGCCGTGGGCCGCTGGGCGGCGAACCCGGCCGTGGACCGGACGGCCCGCGAGCTGCTCGACGCGCTCGGCTACCGGGGCGTGTGCGACCTGGACTTCCGGCTCGACCGGTCCACGGGCGCGTACCACCTGCTCGACTTCAACCCCCGGCCCGGCGCGCAGTTCCGGCTCTTCGCCGACCCCGAGGGGCTGGACGTCGTCCGGGCGGCGCACCTGGACCTGACCGGCCGTCCGGTGCCGCCGCACACCCCGGTATACGGCCGCCGGTTCGTCGTCGAGAACTACGCGGCGCTCTCGCTCGTCACCTCCCCGAGCCGCCGGTACGCGGCCGCGCCCGGCGCCGCGCGGCAGCCGCGTACCGAGCGTGCCTGGTGGGCGGCCGACGACCCGGCGCCCGCGCTCGCGATGGGCGTCGCCTGGCTAGCGCACCTCCTGCGCAAGGCCTTCGGCGCGGTCGTCCGGCGGCTCGGGGCCGGCCGGACCGGGCATCCGGCCGTCATCCCGGCGCCGTCGGCCCGCACCACCCCCGACCAGCTCACCCCACGATGAGAACGATGAAGGCGGAAGGCACGATGTCGAAGTCGATGTACGACCTGGTGGTCGTCGGGGCCGGACCCTACGGTCTGTCCGTGGCCGCGCACGCGGCGGCCCACGGGCTGAAGCTGCGGACCTTCGGCCGCTCGATGGCGTCCTGGCACGCCATGCCGCCGGGCATGTTCCTGAAGTCGGAACCCTGGGCCTCGCACCTCTCCGACCCGGAGGGGGCGTACGGACTCGACGCGTACGCCGTGACGCGGGGCGTCCGCGCCGAGCACGGCGTGCCGCTGCCGGTCGACTTCTTCGCCTCGTACGGTGACTGGTTCGCCCGTCAGGCCGTGCCCGCCCTCGACGAGCGCCTGATCGCCTCGGTCGCGCCCACGGCCGGGGGCTTCGCGCTGCGGACGGAGGACGGTGAGCCGCTCCGTACGCGGACGGTGGCCCTCGCCATCGGGGTGCTGCCCTTCCTGGAGGTCCCCGGGCCGCTGCGGGGGCTCCCCCGGCGGTACGTCACCCACTCCAGCCACCACGGCACGCTCGACCGCTTCGCCGGGCGGGACGTGACCGTCGTCGGCGCCGGTCAGGCCGCCCTGGAGACGGCCGCGCTCCTCACCGAGCAGGGCGCGGCCACCGTCCGGATCGTCGCCCGCGCGGACCGGCTGAACTGGAACACCCTGCCCCCGGCCCTCGACCGCGGCCCGTGGCGCACGGCGCGCGCCCCGCACACGGGCCTCGGCTGCGGCTGGCGCAACAAGCTCTACGCGGACACGCCGGGGCTCTTCCGGCGGCTTCCGGCGGCCACCCGGGAGCGGATCTTCGACTCGGCGCTCGGCCCGGCGGGCGCGTGGTGGCTGCGCGAGCGGTTCGCGGCGGTCGGGGACGTACGGCTCGGGCAGCGGATCACCTCGGCGACCGTGACCGGGGACGAGCGGCTCCGGCTCGACATCGCCGGGTCCGGCGGGTCGACGGTCCTGGAGACCGATCACGTCGTCGCGGCGACCGGCTTCACGCCGTCCCTGGAGCGGGCGGGGATGCTCGACCCGGCGCTGCGCGGGGCGCTGCGGACGGTCGGCGCGGTCGGCGCCCCGGAGGTCGGCGGCCTCTTCGAGTCCTCGTGGCCGGGGCTCTTCCTCGCCGGGCTGCTCACGGCCCCGTCGTACGGGCCGTCGATGCGGTTCGTGCTCGGCGCCGAGTACACGGCGGGCCGGCTGGTGAAGGGGGTCCGGCAACGGCTGCGGTCCGGAACCCGGCGCGGCACGGTGGCCCGACCCCGTACGGACGAGAAGGCCGCCGTCGGGGCATAGCCGAGGGCCGGCCCCGGAGAGCGGGTGCTCTCCGGGGCCGGCCCCTGTGCCTGCGGACCGCTGGGGACTCAGAAGTTGCCGCAGAAGTTGCCGACGGCGGGGTTGAGCACGCCGATGACGTTGACGCTGTTGCCGCAGACGTTGATCGGGATGTGGATCGGGGCCTGGACGACGTTGCCCGACAGGACGCCCGGCGAACCGATGGCCACGCCGTGCGCGTCCGCGTCCGCGAAGGCTGGCGACGCCACACCCATGGCCATGACGATTCCGGCGATGACGGCCGCGGCCTTCTTACAGTTCATTGCGTCTGGATCCTTTCCTCGGCGGAATACCTTTCCGCTGCACACCACACAACGAACACGCCTCACAAAGGAAACCTCGACATCGGCGACGTCACCTCTTTCACTCCATTGCCCCCACGAAACAGGGCCGGAGGGAACGAGAAACGTTCCCTCCGGCCCTGTTTCGTGCGCGGTGCGGATCAGCCGTTGTAGGCGCCGTTCCCGGAGAGGACCGGGATGTCCTCCAGGATGTGCGACAGCGGCTCGTCACCCTTGGCCTGGGTGGAGTTGTCCGCGCACTGCTGGTTCTGCGGGGACGACAGGACGTTGATGTCCTGGGCGGTGATCGGGATGGCGCCGATGAGCGAACCGAGGTTGCCCTTGACCGGGACGCCGAGGCACAGCTTGTTCAGCGAGCCCTGGACCGCCGCGAACTGCGGGCTCATGTCACCGGCGGTCTTGGAGTTGCCGTACGACTGGTGGGCGCCGTTGCCGCTGAGGGAGGTCGTGCCGCCGTCGTTGGCGATGGCGAGCGCCGGAGAGGCCGCCGCAGCGGAAGCGCCGACAACAGAGGCCGTCACAGCCGCAGCCGCCATAATCTTCTTGATCACGGTGATTCCGTTCCTGTTCCCACCAATCGACCTGATTGATGCGACGGGATCAACTGCGGCCGGGGGCATTGGTTCCGGCCCTTCACTCGTTCGACTGGGACTCCGTTTCGCGCTGTCGCGTGCGCTCCGCCAAGGGGGTGACACAGCGGAACCCGGGCGTCCGGAGGCCAGTTGATCAGGGCGCTCCCTGCACGGAGCCGGTTCTAGAAGGGAACTCCCGTGATCAAGAAGGTTATGGCCACTGCGGCCGCAGCCGCCTCCATCGTCGGCGTCTCCGCCGCGATGGCGACCCCGGCGCTCGCCATCGCCAACGACGGCGGCACCACCTCGCTGAGCGGCAACGGTGCCCACCAGGAGTACGGCAACTCCGCCACGTACGGCAACATGAGCCCGCAGTTCGCGCTCGTCCAGGGCTCCCTGAACAAGCCCTGCGTCGGCCTGCCGGCCAAGCTCAACGCCGGTTCGCTGATCGGTCTCGTCCCGATCACCGTCCAGGACATCAACGTCCTGTCCTCCCCGCAGAACCAGCAGTGCACCGAGAACTCCACCCAGGCCAAGGGTGACGAGGCTCTGTCGCACATCCTGGACGACATCCCGGTCCTGTCGGGCAACGGCGTCGGCAACAACTGACGTCCGGCTCACGCGTAAGGGGCCGCCCTCTCCGGGCGGCCCCTTACGCGTGCGTACTACGGCTACGAGCGCGGCCAGACGGGGGTGGCCATCAGCCGCTCCCACTCCCGGTCCGGCATTCCCGGTACCGTGCGCCCCGCCTGCACCCACTGTGTCACCAGTGCGGAATAGACCGGGAATGGCGTGCGGTCGACGGTCGGTGGGTCACTCACATATCGGCTCTTCGGAATGAAGGCCATCCGTTCCCATTTCCCGGGACCCGGCGCCATCTTCGCTCCCTCCACTGCGATTCACGCATCATTGCAAGGATTACACAGGCGCCGCAGGAGAGTGATTCGCTCTGCCCATGTCGCGTCGCGTACCTCTGTGCGAGGTGGGTCGAATTAGCGTGCGGGCATGAATTTCGCGCGCCCGAAGCGGCCCCGGAGTCTGCTGCTCGCCCCCGCGGCTCTCACCGCGCTCATCGCCCTCGTTCCCGGCGCGCTCGCCGCCGCCCCGACCGAACTCCCGTCCCCGGAACAGGGGCTGAACCTCCTGGTCGTCGGCCTCG
The sequence above is a segment of the Streptomyces sp. NBC_01255 genome. Coding sequences within it:
- a CDS encoding glycoside hydrolase family 26 protein, producing the protein MAAAQRRTSRAWLGVFTAGLLASGSVVLSSPAHATDSVTTKDPGPTLSSAMGAFLDSGALGVARIGQLERWLGGRELRVGHTYLPGDLWSNIEGPPGFLDAWADWRNEQDDRLFVLNVPMLERNEAGVSDYEVRRQLQLGAAGYYDHHFTTLAERLVELRATDTVIVLGWEMNGTTYTHRCAPDPTAWKKYWTRIVTAMRSVPGQEFRFDFNPSRGRDAVPWTECYPGDDVVDIIGMDSYDQPPGMSFDEHVSEPYGLQKQVDFAAEHGKQISYPEWGLFRNGDNPVYMRRMLEWMKQHKPLYHTITDYCPHGVWQCDDNPKSSLVFRQMLYGLEPEIPEIPEIPEIPVDPVDPVDPVDPVDPVDPVDPIDPVDPVDPVDPVDPVDPVDPVDPVDPVDPVDPVDPTDPTDPVEPTDPTVPVPKPEPKPEPKPEPKPEPKPEPKPEPKPEPKPEPKPEPKPEPKPEPKPEPKPEPKPEPKPEPKPDCWTVNLGSWVESWIGGPVCVPKDSWKDEVDLDWKDALKGVWPF
- a CDS encoding carboxylate--amine ligase; the encoded protein is MRISDEISHDIDGRVPDGASHPVLALPLDDVSALALARRRAELSPRFLLPEQTEEQLLRVADKAALARTCAALGLPHPRTELPTGADEAAAMAWSLGLPVVAKWSRPWSLPAGRGLRSTSIVRSLAEVRELYGRTPEAGSRLLLQELLPAGRDLDWFFHGYVDSAGRCATGATGRKERSWPDGAGLTAVGRWAANPAVDRTARELLDALGYRGVCDLDFRLDRSTGAYHLLDFNPRPGAQFRLFADPEGLDVVRAAHLDLTGRPVPPHTPVYGRRFVVENYAALSLVTSPSRRYAAAPGAARQPRTERAWWAADDPAPALAMGVAWLAHLLRKAFGAVVRRLGAGRTGHPAVIPAPSARTTPDQLTPR
- a CDS encoding FAD-dependent oxidoreductase, coding for MYDLVVVGAGPYGLSVAAHAAAHGLKLRTFGRSMASWHAMPPGMFLKSEPWASHLSDPEGAYGLDAYAVTRGVRAEHGVPLPVDFFASYGDWFARQAVPALDERLIASVAPTAGGFALRTEDGEPLRTRTVALAIGVLPFLEVPGPLRGLPRRYVTHSSHHGTLDRFAGRDVTVVGAGQAALETAALLTEQGAATVRIVARADRLNWNTLPPALDRGPWRTARAPHTGLGCGWRNKLYADTPGLFRRLPAATRERIFDSALGPAGAWWLRERFAAVGDVRLGQRITSATVTGDERLRLDIAGSGGSTVLETDHVVAATGFTPSLERAGMLDPALRGALRTVGAVGAPEVGGLFESSWPGLFLAGLLTAPSYGPSMRFVLGAEYTAGRLVKGVRQRLRSGTRRGTVARPRTDEKAAVGA
- a CDS encoding chaplin; protein product: MNCKKAAAVIAGIVMAMGVASPAFADADAHGVAIGSPGVLSGNVVQAPIHIPINVCGNSVNVIGVLNPAVGNFCGNF
- a CDS encoding rodlin is translated as MIKKIMAAAAVTASVVGASAAAASPALAIANDGGTTSLSGNGAHQSYGNSKTAGDMSPQFAAVQGSLNKLCLGVPVKGNLGSLIGAIPITAQDINVLSSPQNQQCADNSTQAKGDEPLSHILEDIPVLSGNGAYNG
- a CDS encoding rodlin; translation: MIKKVMATAAAAASIVGVSAAMATPALAIANDGGTTSLSGNGAHQEYGNSATYGNMSPQFALVQGSLNKPCVGLPAKLNAGSLIGLVPITVQDINVLSSPQNQQCTENSTQAKGDEALSHILDDIPVLSGNGVGNN